In one window of Dokdonia sp. PRO95 DNA:
- a CDS encoding aminotransferase class V-fold PLP-dependent enzyme, with protein MNTLKSTKPSGKLENYFSRFRENIIGINQSFQSPYGTKQLLYTDWTASGRLYGPIEEKMLRDFGPYVANTHTETTVSGTAMTMSYHKAKHIIKEHVNADENDVLIVGGNGMTGMINKFQRILGLKVPENIKKFTEVPAEIKPIVFVTHMEHHSNQTTWLETTATVVVVPAKEDGRFCIQMFEQELLKYEDHPFKIASITACSNVTGIQTPYHDVARLMHAHGGLCFVDFACSAPYVHIDMHPENKEERLDAIFFSPHKFLGGPGSSGVLIFNKDLYKNVVPDNPGGGTVSWTNPWGEHKYIDNIEEREDGGTPGFLQTIRTALSIKVKEEMGVDNILAREHELIDIIWNELETVENVKILAGDHKDRLGVISFYIEELHFNLAVKLLNDRFGIQTRGGCSCAGTYGHYLLNVDQKTSNSLACEIDAGNLIQKPGWIRMSIHPTITNEEIAYVCACIKELALHHKDWSQDYIYQPYSNEYLHKDDKATSLSRSTAIDSWFEF; from the coding sequence ATGAATACATTAAAGTCTACTAAGCCTAGCGGTAAACTAGAGAATTACTTTTCACGCTTTCGCGAAAACATCATTGGTATTAACCAAAGTTTTCAATCTCCATACGGAACAAAGCAGCTTTTATACACAGACTGGACCGCCTCAGGAAGGTTATATGGTCCCATAGAGGAGAAGATGTTGCGCGACTTTGGTCCCTACGTAGCAAATACCCATACAGAGACGACCGTCTCAGGTACTGCTATGACAATGAGCTATCATAAAGCAAAGCACATCATAAAAGAGCACGTAAATGCAGATGAGAATGATGTACTCATAGTGGGTGGTAATGGTATGACAGGTATGATCAATAAATTTCAGCGCATACTTGGACTAAAAGTGCCAGAAAACATAAAGAAATTTACAGAAGTACCTGCAGAGATAAAACCTATTGTTTTTGTAACACATATGGAGCATCACAGTAATCAAACTACGTGGCTAGAGACCACGGCAACAGTAGTGGTCGTGCCTGCAAAAGAAGATGGACGCTTTTGTATACAGATGTTTGAACAAGAACTACTCAAATATGAAGATCACCCTTTTAAAATAGCATCTATTACTGCTTGTAGTAATGTAACAGGTATACAGACACCATATCACGATGTGGCGAGACTTATGCACGCTCACGGTGGTTTATGTTTTGTAGACTTTGCGTGTAGTGCGCCTTATGTGCATATTGATATGCATCCAGAGAATAAAGAAGAGCGCCTAGACGCTATTTTCTTCTCTCCACACAAGTTTTTAGGAGGTCCAGGCTCTTCTGGAGTTTTAATCTTTAATAAAGATTTATATAAAAACGTGGTACCAGATAACCCAGGAGGAGGCACCGTATCGTGGACAAACCCTTGGGGTGAGCATAAGTATATAGATAATATAGAAGAGCGTGAAGATGGGGGTACTCCGGGTTTCTTGCAAACCATACGTACAGCCTTATCAATTAAAGTAAAAGAAGAGATGGGTGTAGATAATATACTCGCTCGTGAGCACGAACTTATAGACATCATTTGGAATGAGCTAGAAACGGTAGAAAACGTAAAAATTCTTGCAGGTGATCATAAGGATAGACTAGGTGTTATTTCTTTTTATATAGAAGAGTTGCACTTTAATCTAGCAGTCAAATTACTCAATGACCGTTTTGGGATACAAACTAGGGGCGGTTGTAGCTGCGCAGGAACTTATGGGCATTATTTACTCAATGTAGATCAAAAAACATCAAACTCGCTCGCTTGTGAGATAGATGCGGGTAACTTAATACAAAAGCCAGGATGGATACGTATGTCGATTCACCCTACCATCACAAATGAGGAAATAGCTTATGTATGCGCGTGTATAAAAGAACTAGCCTTACACCATAAAGACTGGTCTCAAGATTATATATACCAACCTTACTCAAATGAGTACTTACATAAAGACGATAAGGCAACCTCTTTGAGTCGTAGTACTGCTATAGACTCTTGGTTTGAATTTTAA
- the glmM gene encoding phosphoglucosamine mutase, with the protein MTLIKSISGIRGTIGGRTGENLTPVDAVKFAAAYGAWLKNDRNKETYRVVVGRDARISGSMIQELVMNTLVGMGIHIIDLGLSTTPTVEVAVPMEHADGGIILTASHNPKQWNALKLLNSKGEFLNGVEGEKILNYADNEDFTFAEVDDLGKITKNDAYIDLHIEEVKNLELVDVNAIKDAKFKVVVDGVNSTGGIAIPRLLEELGVEAVKLYCTPNGEFPHNPEPLKEHLGDICKMVVDENADFGIVVDPDVDRLAFIDDKGEMFGEEYTLVACADYVLGETKGNTVSNLSSSRALRDITRKHGGEYFASAVGEVNVVQTMKDQNAVIGGEGNGGIIYPASHYGRDSLVGTALFLTHLAKLKISVSELKASYPPYFMSKQKIQLTPGLDVDALLEKMAAKYANEDVSTVDGVKVDFENHWVHLRKSNTEPIIRIYTEASTQAEADQVANDMIATIKEVAGI; encoded by the coding sequence ATGACATTAATAAAATCTATATCAGGAATACGTGGTACCATAGGAGGTCGCACGGGTGAAAACCTTACACCAGTAGATGCAGTAAAATTTGCTGCAGCATACGGTGCGTGGCTCAAAAATGATCGTAATAAAGAAACCTACAGAGTAGTAGTAGGGCGTGATGCACGTATATCTGGATCTATGATACAAGAGCTTGTGATGAACACGCTCGTGGGTATGGGAATCCATATTATAGACCTTGGCCTCTCTACCACACCTACGGTAGAAGTTGCCGTACCTATGGAACACGCAGATGGTGGTATCATACTCACTGCCTCGCATAACCCAAAACAATGGAACGCGCTTAAACTATTAAACAGTAAGGGTGAGTTTCTTAATGGAGTAGAAGGGGAGAAAATTTTAAATTATGCAGATAATGAAGATTTTACCTTTGCAGAGGTAGATGATCTGGGTAAAATCACAAAAAATGATGCCTACATAGATTTGCATATAGAAGAGGTAAAAAACCTTGAGCTTGTAGATGTAAACGCTATTAAGGATGCTAAGTTCAAAGTAGTGGTAGATGGTGTAAACTCTACGGGAGGTATTGCCATACCAAGATTACTAGAAGAGCTAGGCGTAGAGGCAGTAAAATTATACTGTACTCCTAACGGGGAGTTTCCTCACAATCCAGAACCCCTTAAGGAGCACCTAGGTGACATCTGTAAGATGGTGGTAGATGAGAATGCAGATTTTGGTATCGTAGTAGATCCAGATGTAGACCGTCTTGCTTTTATAGATGATAAGGGTGAAATGTTTGGAGAAGAGTATACCCTCGTTGCTTGTGCAGATTATGTACTAGGAGAGACTAAGGGTAATACGGTGTCAAACTTATCTTCATCACGTGCGCTACGTGATATCACAAGAAAACACGGCGGAGAATACTTTGCAAGTGCGGTAGGAGAGGTAAACGTAGTACAAACTATGAAGGACCAAAACGCTGTAATAGGCGGAGAAGGAAATGGTGGAATTATCTACCCAGCATCGCACTACGGTCGTGATAGCCTGGTAGGTACGGCGCTTTTCCTTACACACCTTGCAAAGCTTAAAATCTCTGTGAGCGAACTCAAAGCTAGTTATCCTCCATACTTTATGAGTAAGCAAAAGATCCAGCTCACACCAGGTCTTGACGTAGATGCATTACTAGAAAAGATGGCTGCCAAATATGCAAATGAAGACGTGTCTACGGTAGATGGTGTAAAAGTAGATTTTGAAAATCACTGGGTACACTTACGTAAGTCTAATACAGAACCTATTATACGTATTTACACAGAGGCAAGCACACAAGCCGAAGCAGACCAAGTTGCAAATGATATGATTGCTACTATAAAGGAAGTTGCAGGAATATAA
- a CDS encoding acyl carrier protein phosphodiesterase, with translation MNFLAHIYLTDGLPMETIGNFMADGIKGKKYLKYSDDIQRGILVHRWIDSYTDSHPIVKQSTKRLHAKYGHYSGVIVDIIYDHFLAKNWNNYHDTALDVYIVNFYQLLQDHHHLLTGRIQKMMIPMMEQNWLLSYATMEGIGTVLYNMNIRTKRRVAMDKAIEDLAEHYEAFEDEFTRFFKELQAFVALKLEEL, from the coding sequence ATGAATTTTCTCGCACACATTTACCTTACCGATGGCTTACCTATGGAAACTATAGGCAACTTTATGGCAGATGGTATAAAAGGTAAAAAGTACCTCAAGTATAGTGATGATATACAGCGAGGTATACTCGTGCATCGCTGGATAGATAGCTACACAGATAGTCACCCTATTGTAAAGCAGAGTACAAAACGCCTGCACGCAAAGTATGGTCACTACTCTGGTGTGATAGTAGATATTATTTATGATCACTTTCTAGCCAAAAACTGGAACAACTATCACGATACAGCGCTAGATGTGTACATAGTTAACTTTTACCAGCTACTACAGGACCATCACCACTTGCTCACGGGTCGCATACAGAAAATGATGATCCCTATGATGGAGCAAAACTGGCTCCTCAGCTATGCAACTATGGAAGGCATAGGCACTGTGCTTTACAATATGAACATACGCACAAAACGCCGCGTAGCGATGGATAAAGCCATAGAAGACCTTGCCGAACATTATGAAGCCTTTGAAGATGAGTTCACACGGTTCTTTAAAGAATTACAAGCCTTTGTTGCATTAAAACTAGAAGAGCTTTAA
- the ggt gene encoding gamma-glutamyltransferase, with the protein MKYLLLLCIPLLFINCKTEAPAPAPVQGLIAQEAMVVSAREEASRIGVEIMKKGGNVFDAMIATDMALNVTYPFAGSLGGGGFLVYRTKDGDIGALDYREMAPGAATSDMYLDEDGNVIPGLSTEGSLAVGVPGGLAGMFAVHEKFGSLPMETILKPVIDLARNGYVITENQAGRFGALQDKFKELNGDSIIYVNAFAKADTLKNEALAQTLERIVANGKDEFYKGETGQKLVDFLQSKGGIITMEDLAAYEAKWRTPVTFEYDNLKMISMSPPSSGGVCLSQIMQMIEPYDISQYDHNSVESIQLLTEAERRAYADRSFYLGDPDFVNIPIDTLISDVYAKNRMETFSWDTATKSSDMTHGALPGYESMETTHYSAVDQYGNAIAVTTTLNGAYGSKLYASDIGFFLNNEMDDFSSKPGVPNMFGLIGAEANKIEPGKRMLSSMTPTLVEKDGEFWMTVGTPGGSTIITSVLQTVLNVHEFGMTMQEAVNAPRFHHQWLPDVVLFEPNSFDPAIINGLQEKGYETNEERSPVIGKVDGILVLPNGTLEGGADRRGDDTAVGF; encoded by the coding sequence ATGAAGTATTTACTCTTACTCTGCATTCCCCTATTATTTATAAACTGTAAGACAGAAGCGCCTGCTCCTGCGCCCGTACAGGGACTTATTGCTCAGGAAGCTATGGTTGTTTCGGCGAGAGAAGAGGCTTCACGCATAGGCGTTGAGATTATGAAGAAAGGTGGTAACGTTTTTGACGCAATGATTGCTACAGATATGGCGCTCAATGTGACATACCCGTTTGCCGGCAGTCTAGGTGGTGGTGGTTTTCTAGTATACCGTACTAAAGATGGTGATATAGGAGCGCTAGACTATCGCGAGATGGCACCCGGTGCGGCTACAAGTGATATGTACCTAGATGAAGACGGTAATGTGATACCAGGTTTAAGCACAGAGGGAAGTCTTGCTGTGGGCGTGCCAGGTGGACTTGCAGGTATGTTTGCCGTGCACGAGAAGTTTGGCTCACTACCTATGGAGACCATTCTCAAGCCCGTAATTGACCTTGCTCGCAATGGGTATGTGATTACAGAAAACCAAGCAGGAAGGTTTGGCGCTTTACAAGATAAATTTAAAGAGCTTAACGGAGATAGTATTATTTATGTAAACGCTTTCGCGAAAGCGGACACCCTTAAAAACGAAGCCCTCGCACAAACACTAGAGCGCATCGTAGCAAATGGTAAAGACGAGTTTTACAAAGGTGAGACGGGCCAAAAACTGGTAGACTTCTTACAATCTAAAGGTGGGATTATCACAATGGAAGATCTTGCAGCATACGAAGCAAAGTGGCGCACACCGGTAACCTTTGAGTATGATAACTTAAAAATGATCTCTATGAGTCCGCCTAGTTCTGGTGGAGTTTGTTTATCACAAATTATGCAGATGATAGAACCGTATGACATCTCACAATATGATCACAACAGCGTGGAGAGTATACAACTACTTACAGAGGCAGAGCGTCGCGCGTATGCAGATAGAAGTTTTTACCTAGGAGACCCAGATTTTGTAAACATCCCTATAGATACACTCATCTCTGATGTGTATGCAAAAAACAGAATGGAAACCTTCTCTTGGGACACCGCTACAAAGTCTAGCGATATGACACACGGTGCCTTGCCAGGTTATGAGAGTATGGAAACAACGCACTACAGCGCGGTAGACCAATATGGTAATGCCATTGCAGTAACAACCACGCTTAATGGTGCTTATGGATCTAAGTTATATGCGAGTGATATAGGCTTCTTTTTAAACAATGAGATGGATGACTTCTCTAGTAAACCAGGAGTGCCTAATATGTTTGGCCTTATAGGCGCCGAGGCAAATAAAATTGAGCCAGGCAAGCGTATGCTGTCTAGTATGACTCCTACCCTAGTAGAAAAAGATGGCGAGTTCTGGATGACCGTAGGTACGCCTGGAGGATCTACCATTATTACCTCTGTGTTACAAACGGTGCTTAATGTACACGAGTTTGGGATGACAATGCAGGAGGCGGTAAACGCACCACGTTTTCACCATCAGTGGTTACCAGATGTGGTATTATTTGAACCTAACAGCTTTGATCCAGCCATCATAAACGGACTACAAGAAAAGGGTTATGAAACCAACGAGGAACGCTCTCCCGTAATAGGTAAAGTAGACGGTATTTTAGTCCTCCCTAATGGTACTCTAGAAGGCGGCGCAGATAGACGTGGTGATGATACTGCAGTAGGGTTTTAG
- a CDS encoding serine hydrolase, with translation MKYITLIVCVIMSSVLSAQELPIQMDSVEPLETHTSPILRELLIQEINKNSKWKNLVKSNRMSIGVVDMSNLENIEYAGINDEFMMYAASLPKIAILLAAMDAIENGELQDSREIRKDMRLMISKSNNAASTRMIDRVGYDKIEQVLRSDQLKLYDEEVGGGLWVGKRYAAGGKRNPDPMKGLSHAATARQVCSFYYQLAMGNLVSTEKSEEMLDIMKDPALHHKFVNTLDKIAPKADIYRKSGSWKNWHSDSVLVWGPERKYILVALIEDAQGEQIVRDLVIPLEKAMKKSRALAYN, from the coding sequence ATGAAATATATCACGCTTATAGTGTGCGTTATAATGTCTTCTGTACTTAGTGCTCAGGAGCTTCCTATACAGATGGACTCTGTAGAGCCTCTTGAGACTCATACGAGTCCTATATTGAGAGAGCTTTTAATACAAGAGATTAATAAAAACTCAAAATGGAAAAATCTAGTAAAGTCTAATAGAATGTCTATAGGCGTTGTAGATATGTCCAACTTAGAGAATATAGAGTATGCTGGTATCAATGATGAGTTTATGATGTATGCCGCAAGTTTACCTAAGATTGCCATACTTCTTGCCGCGATGGATGCTATAGAAAATGGCGAACTACAAGACTCTAGAGAAATACGTAAGGATATGCGACTTATGATAAGTAAGTCTAATAACGCTGCCTCTACTCGTATGATAGACCGTGTGGGCTACGATAAAATAGAACAAGTACTGCGCAGTGACCAGCTCAAACTGTATGATGAAGAAGTAGGTGGTGGTTTATGGGTAGGCAAGAGATATGCCGCTGGCGGAAAACGTAACCCAGACCCTATGAAGGGATTAAGTCACGCGGCTACAGCTAGACAGGTATGTAGTTTTTACTACCAGCTTGCAATGGGTAATCTTGTAAGTACAGAAAAGTCTGAAGAGATGCTGGATATTATGAAAGACCCGGCGCTACACCACAAATTTGTAAACACGCTAGATAAAATTGCTCCTAAGGCAGATATCTACAGGAAGTCTGGATCTTGGAAGAATTGGCACTCTGACTCTGTATTGGTATGGGGACCTGAGCGCAAGTATATACTAGTGGCTCTTATAGAAGATGCACAGGGTGAGCAAATTGTAAGAGATTTAGTAATTCCTTTAGAAAAAGCAATGAAAAAATCACGAGCTTTAGCCTATAACTAG
- a CDS encoding Npt1/Npt2 family nucleotide transporter, translating into MLKSLYKKAFDIRDGEITISFFMQLYIFLVITVLLIVKPTVNALFLSALGAERLPYGYLLVAAVAILSSYFYNKALKRYSFKKVATITLCAFGFFFMLLSVALHYKFLEVWLLYYYYVLISLFAVVVTSQFWILANMVYNAREAKRLFGFIGSGAIAGGIFGGYLTTLISAAFGNKTSILIAGILILCCVPILYRIWNLRLRTLSMYTRKKEIHQVSNPDRNAFQIILKSKHLLYLASIIGISVLVAKLVDFQFSDFAHKAIPDSDELASFLGFWFSSFNVVALLIQLFVTNRVLSYLGVTSTMLILPLGIALGSLLFLTVPELWVLIIIKGLDGSFKQSINKAAAELSILPIPYAIKNQAKSFIDIVVDSVATGIAGFLLIFVIKGMELDTKFVTILTIFFLFIWLLLIYKLRDAYFDSFRSNLKSLLLNKDESKRNFRKERTIATARHILQNGEESEILTLLSRLSSARLNPLKKQIVALLDHPSNAIKIAAIEELYYYKEGTALHKIKALLHTSDSALIIATLQYLLHHTKIDDQELFTTYLDHPEKPIANAALLCLAQDARLNTNLGKQFNLRDRIATQIERLGTPEGLENVAETSDLLLSIAYSGLNEFYYFISIHFSNKNKKVAKKAIEAAGITTDPLFVGNLLQFLENKKLRKAAIKSLTQYGPEITKTLLRLENEDAFSLDIKRNLPKVIATFNSQNAVRILFKFLGSNNLIVRKNASKSLLKLSSKNPSLTIDKRKISRYILLESNYYQSTLNALATFTKLVNNPPADSPEEAKETDVLLAREAIVLILREQVDQSLHSIFTLLSIRYNQEDISAAFLGIKSKDDTARINAIEFLDNLLHIKLKNKILPLLEVHIIDTDVDNLHSQEMVEQTEFDAVRSLIRNRSRQMNIAMLHLIEILEDTKYIAITQSFTKHKNTNIAKLATRVSTSLQLVKQQQK; encoded by the coding sequence ATGCTTAAAAGTCTTTACAAGAAAGCCTTTGATATAAGAGATGGTGAGATCACCATCTCTTTTTTTATGCAGCTGTACATCTTTCTGGTGATTACAGTGCTACTTATTGTAAAGCCCACTGTAAACGCATTATTTCTATCTGCTCTTGGTGCGGAGCGATTGCCTTACGGGTATCTACTTGTTGCGGCTGTGGCTATTTTAAGTTCTTACTTTTACAACAAAGCTCTAAAACGATATTCTTTTAAAAAGGTCGCTACGATAACCTTATGCGCTTTTGGCTTCTTTTTTATGTTGCTTTCTGTCGCCTTGCATTATAAATTTCTTGAGGTCTGGCTACTTTACTATTACTACGTTCTCATATCCTTGTTTGCCGTGGTGGTTACCTCACAATTCTGGATACTGGCAAATATGGTTTATAATGCCAGAGAGGCAAAGAGACTCTTTGGTTTTATAGGCTCTGGCGCTATTGCTGGTGGAATTTTTGGTGGGTACTTAACAACCTTAATTTCGGCGGCTTTTGGGAATAAAACGTCTATTCTTATTGCTGGGATTCTCATTTTATGCTGTGTGCCTATACTCTACCGTATTTGGAATTTAAGGTTACGCACGCTTTCTATGTACACGAGAAAGAAAGAGATACACCAAGTGTCTAACCCAGATCGTAATGCTTTTCAAATCATCTTAAAATCTAAGCATTTACTGTATTTGGCATCTATTATCGGGATAAGTGTGCTGGTGGCAAAGCTGGTAGATTTTCAATTCAGTGATTTTGCGCACAAGGCCATTCCAGACTCAGATGAGCTTGCTTCTTTTTTAGGATTCTGGTTTTCTTCCTTTAATGTGGTGGCTTTACTCATACAGCTTTTTGTTACCAATAGAGTCTTAAGCTATCTAGGCGTAACCTCAACAATGCTTATACTACCACTAGGTATTGCCTTAGGCTCCCTCCTATTTCTTACGGTTCCTGAGCTTTGGGTACTTATTATTATAAAAGGGCTAGACGGTAGTTTTAAGCAGTCTATAAATAAAGCAGCTGCAGAGCTTTCTATTTTACCCATACCGTATGCTATAAAAAATCAAGCAAAATCATTTATAGATATTGTGGTAGATAGTGTAGCCACAGGTATTGCTGGATTTCTGCTCATTTTTGTAATCAAGGGTATGGAACTAGACACCAAGTTTGTGACCATTCTTACTATCTTTTTCTTGTTTATATGGCTCTTGTTAATCTACAAGCTAAGAGATGCCTACTTTGATTCGTTTAGGTCCAACCTCAAGAGTTTACTGCTCAATAAAGATGAGTCCAAACGAAACTTCAGAAAAGAACGCACCATCGCTACTGCAAGACATATTTTACAAAATGGTGAAGAAAGCGAGATTCTCACTCTATTATCTAGATTATCATCGGCTCGGCTTAATCCCTTAAAAAAGCAAATAGTAGCACTTTTAGACCATCCTTCTAATGCTATAAAAATAGCGGCTATTGAGGAGTTGTATTATTATAAAGAAGGTACTGCATTACATAAAATCAAAGCCCTCCTTCATACTAGCGACAGCGCACTCATAATAGCCACATTACAGTATTTACTACATCACACCAAAATAGACGATCAAGAATTATTTACAACCTATCTAGATCATCCAGAAAAGCCCATTGCAAATGCCGCCCTGTTATGCCTGGCACAAGATGCACGCCTCAATACAAATCTTGGAAAGCAGTTTAATTTAAGAGACCGTATCGCGACTCAAATAGAACGACTAGGCACACCTGAAGGTCTAGAAAATGTTGCCGAAACTTCTGACCTGCTTCTTAGCATTGCCTACTCTGGACTTAACGAGTTTTACTACTTTATCTCTATTCATTTTAGCAATAAAAATAAAAAGGTAGCAAAGAAAGCTATTGAAGCTGCAGGCATTACCACAGACCCACTCTTTGTAGGGAATCTTCTCCAGTTTCTAGAAAATAAAAAACTACGTAAAGCAGCCATAAAGAGCCTTACTCAATATGGGCCAGAGATTACTAAAACACTTCTCAGGCTAGAAAATGAAGATGCTTTTAGTCTAGACATAAAAAGAAATCTACCTAAGGTTATAGCAACATTTAACTCTCAAAATGCAGTAAGAATCTTATTCAAATTTTTAGGTAGTAACAACCTCATCGTACGTAAAAATGCCTCAAAGTCATTACTAAAACTAAGTAGTAAAAACCCGTCGCTTACTATTGATAAGCGCAAAATCTCTAGATACATATTACTAGAGAGCAACTACTACCAAAGCACGCTTAACGCCCTTGCTACCTTCACAAAACTTGTAAACAATCCGCCAGCAGACTCACCAGAGGAAGCTAAAGAAACAGATGTTTTACTCGCCCGTGAAGCCATAGTTCTCATTTTAAGAGAACAAGTAGATCAAAGTCTACATAGCATCTTTACACTATTAAGTATACGTTACAATCAAGAAGATATAAGTGCTGCGTTTTTGGGTATTAAAAGTAAAGATGATACAGCGAGAATCAACGCCATAGAGTTTTTAGACAACCTCTTACATATCAAACTTAAAAATAAGATCCTGCCATTGCTCGAAGTACATATTATTGACACAGATGTTGATAATCTACATTCTCAAGAAATGGTAGAACAAACAGAATTTGATGCAGTGCGAAGCCTTATACGTAATCGCAGCAGACAGATGAACATCGCTATGCTCCACCTTATTGAGATACTAGAAGACACAAAGTATATTGCCATTACTCAATCTTTTACAAAGCATAAAAACACAAACATTGCAAAACTTGCTACGCGTGTATCTACAAGTCTACAACTGGTAAAACAGCAACAAAAGTAA
- a CDS encoding serine hydrolase, translating to MKTYITLTFIALSTLFVAMLYPIDGYDTTGIKRLYRLQKMEMDSIANKRIPNGAYLKLEDIKLNLLSRKRDSLGAILVEDNDFARKIARITPGGNYSLAVLDMTNPDSLKYAAHRENVGYQPGSVGKIAVLNGFFTELAEVYPDNFELRTGLMCNKRVKARYWGTGDHHTIPVYDIDSDKLIKRQVVASDEFSLYEWADHMVSVSNNGAASVLYRETMLLDAFGRKYADLTEEEAENYFVETDRDSLTSQANRVVNQPLRDLGITEDDWRLGGMFTRPAGKYVGREGGSIGTPKGLMKFLVALEQGNVIDEESSLEMKRLLYMTDRRIRYAHSNRLDDAAVYFKSGSFYKCDREKNPNCSDYAGNVFNYMNSVIIVEQPNGKKYIVCLMTNVLNKNSAGAHMYLASSIDKVVNPT from the coding sequence ATGAAAACATATATCACACTAACATTCATCGCTTTATCTACTTTATTTGTAGCGATGCTTTATCCTATAGACGGCTATGATACGACGGGTATAAAACGATTGTACCGACTTCAGAAAATGGAGATGGATAGTATTGCAAACAAGCGTATTCCTAATGGCGCTTACTTAAAACTAGAGGATATTAAGCTCAATTTGCTTTCGCGAAAGCGTGATTCTCTTGGAGCAATACTTGTAGAAGACAATGATTTTGCTAGAAAGATTGCGAGAATTACACCCGGCGGGAACTACTCACTTGCGGTACTTGATATGACTAATCCAGATAGTTTAAAATATGCGGCTCACAGAGAAAATGTAGGATACCAGCCAGGAAGTGTGGGTAAAATTGCTGTCCTTAACGGCTTCTTTACAGAACTTGCAGAGGTATATCCAGATAACTTTGAGTTGCGTACGGGGCTTATGTGTAATAAACGAGTGAAGGCTCGATACTGGGGAACAGGAGATCACCACACGATACCTGTGTATGATATAGACAGTGATAAGTTAATAAAGCGACAAGTGGTTGCTAGTGATGAGTTCTCGCTGTATGAGTGGGCAGATCATATGGTCTCTGTGAGTAATAACGGAGCTGCGAGTGTGCTGTATAGAGAGACAATGTTGCTAGATGCCTTTGGACGAAAGTATGCAGACCTCACCGAAGAAGAAGCAGAAAATTACTTTGTAGAGACCGATAGAGACTCCCTAACGAGTCAAGCAAACCGAGTGGTGAATCAGCCATTAAGAGATCTAGGAATTACAGAAGACGACTGGAGACTAGGAGGGATGTTTACACGTCCTGCTGGTAAGTATGTAGGTCGTGAGGGTGGAAGTATAGGGACTCCTAAAGGACTTATGAAATTTCTAGTAGCGCTAGAGCAAGGAAATGTAATAGATGAAGAAAGCTCGCTTGAGATGAAGCGATTATTATATATGACTGACAGACGTATACGCTATGCACACTCTAATAGACTAGATGATGCGGCGGTGTACTTTAAGTCTGGTTCGTTTTATAAATGCGATCGAGAGAAAAACCCTAACTGTAGTGACTATGCGGGTAATGTGTTTAACTATATGAACTCAGTGATTATTGTGGAGCAGCCTAATGGTAAAAAATACATTGTATGCCTAATGACTAACGTACTTAATAAAAACTCTGCAGGTGCGCATATGTACCTAGCAAGTAGTATTGATAAGGTGGTAAATCCCACATAA